A stretch of the Notamacropus eugenii isolate mMacEug1 chromosome 2, mMacEug1.pri_v2, whole genome shotgun sequence genome encodes the following:
- the LOC140524007 gene encoding keratin-associated protein 3-3-like produces the protein MSYYRDCCCSVPTGPATTICSSDKCCRCGVCLPSTCPHTTWLLEPTCCDNCLPPCHIPQPCVPTCFLLNSAQPIPSLENLDLTTYTRPCTCEPCVPQC, from the coding sequence ATGTCTTACTACCGCGACTGCTGCTGCAGTGTCCCCACTGGACCTGCCACCACCATCTGCTCTTCTGACAAGTGCTGCCGATGTGGAGTCTGCCTGCCCAGCACCTGCCCACACACCACTTGGCTGCTGGAGCCCACCTGCTGTGACAACTGCCTACCCCCCTGCCACATCCCTCAGCCCTGTGTGCCCACATGCTTCCTGCTCAATTCTGCCCAGCCCATCCCAAGCCTGGAGAACCTGGACCTGACCACATACACCCGACCATGCACCTGTGAGCCCTGTGTCCCCCAGTGCTGA